A window of the Brassica oleracea var. oleracea cultivar TO1000 chromosome C1, BOL, whole genome shotgun sequence genome harbors these coding sequences:
- the LOC106326537 gene encoding putative cyclic nucleotide-gated ion channel 19 yields MISPNENDQVSIPEATSRAHTGAFNFKNRSVSLSNSTYYIDGCDKSKVALGYTVPIRTQRRPPGPLYSTLRPESLLPPSIEPPDSSSTVDVRSEDESVVKNANILTSGQLGMCNEPYCTTCPSYYSHQSANFHTSKVSDSRFHTALYDDARGWAKRFASSVRRCVPGIMNPHSKFVQVWTRFLAFSCLMAIFIDPTFVFLLLIRHDNKCIEIDWTKTTVLVSLRSMFDLIFFINILLQFRMAYVAPESRIVGAGQLVDHPRKIARNYLRGKFFLDLFIVLPIPQIMTLSILPAHLGTSTAGFERNITRSIFIVQYIPKLYRLLPLLAGQTPTGFIFESAWASFVINLLTFMLAGHAVGSCWYFSGIERVKKCLLYAAWNNSVDERRNLIDCARGNMYASASLRALWRDSDSVNACFQESGFSYGIYAKAVNLTSHSSIFTRFSYSLFWGFQQISTLAGNLSPSYSVGEVFFTMGITGLGLLLFARLIGNMHNFLQALDRRRMEMMLRRRDVEQWMSHRLLPEDIRKRVREAERFNWAATRGVNEELLFENMPEDLRRDIKRHLFKFLKKVRIFSLMDESILDSIRERLKQRTYISSSTVLHRRGLVEKMVFIVRGGMESIGQDGSVLLLSEGDVFGEELLTWCLERSSVNPDGRSIKLPLKGLVSNRSVRCVTNVEAFSLSVADLEDVTSLFSRFLRSHRVLGAIRYESPYWRLRAATQIQVAWRYRRRRLHRLYTAQSTSRR; encoded by the exons ATGATTTCCCCAAACGAAAACGACCAAGTTTCCATTCCAGAAGCAACATCTCGTGCTCACACCGGGGCTTTCAATTTCAAGAACCGTAGCGTTTCCCTCTCAAATTCAACTTATTACATTGATGGATGTGACAAGTCAAAGGTGGCTTTGGGCTACACAGTCCCAATTCGAACACAGAGAAGACCACCTGGTCCTCTTTACTCTACTCTCAGACCTGAGTCTCTCCTTCCTCCATCTATTGAACCTCCTGATTCCTCCTCTACCGTTGATGTTCGATCTGAAGACGAATCCGTCGTGAAAAATGCAAATATCTTGACATCTGGACAACTAGGGATGTGTAATGAACCTTACTGTACCACTTGTCCTTCTTACTACAGCCACCAATCTGCTAATTTTCATACTTCCAAAGTTTCTGACTCCAGG TTCCACACTGCTCTGTATGATGATGCTAGAGGTTGGGCTAAGCGATTTGCTTCCTCTGTTCGTAGATGCGTGCCTGGAATCATGAATCCTCATTCCAAATTCGTTCAAGTCTGGACTAGATTCTTAGCCTTTTCATGCTTGATGGCTATTTTTATAGATCCCACCTTCGTCTTCCTCTTATTAATCCGACAT GACAACAAATGTATAGAGATTGATTGGACAAAGACTACCGTACTGGTGTCTCTTAGGAGTATGTTTGATCTTATTTTCTTTATTAACATTCTGCTTCAG TTTCGAATGGCCTATGTAGCTCCTGAGTCTAGAATAGTTGGTGCTGGCCAGTTAGTTGATCATCCAAGAAAAATTGCTCGTAATTACTTGCGAGGCAAATTTTTTCTTGATTTGTTCATAGTGTTACCCATTCCACAG ATAATGACATTATCGATATTACCAGCACACTTAGGCACATCCACAGCAGGATTTGAGAGAAACATTACACGCAGCATATTTATAGTACAATACATTCCAAAGTTATATAGGCTTCTTCCTCTTCTTGCTGGCCAAACACCGACAGGCTTCATATTTGAGTCGGCTTGGGCCAGCTTTGTTATTAATCTTCTAACCTTCATGCTTGCTGGTCATGCTGTTGGATCTTGCTGGTATTTTTCAGGAATTGAG AGAGTAAAAAAGTGTCTGTTGTATGCGGCTTGGAATAACTCGGTAGATGAACGTAGGAACCTTATAGATTGTGCTCGTGGGAACATGTACGCATCTGCGTCACTACGAGCTCTCTGGAGAGATAGTGACAGTGTCAATGCTTGTTTTCAAGAGAGTGGCTTTTCGTATGGCATCTATGCGAAGGCAGTCAATCTTACTAGTCATTCTAGTATCTTCACACGATTCAGTTACTCTCTGTTTTGGGGATTCCAG CAAATAAGCACGCTTGCTGGAAACCTATCACCAAGTTACTCAGTGGGGGAGGTTTTCTTTACAATGGGCATCACTGGACTAGGCCTTTTGCTTTTTGCGAGGCTCATTGGTAATATGCACAACTTCCTTCAAGCTCTTGATCGAAG GAGGATGGAAATGATGCTTAGACGGCGTGACGTGGAGCAGTGGATGAGCCATAGACTGTTGCCAGAAGATATAAGAAA GAGGGTGCGAGAGGCAGAGCGGTTCAACTGGGCAGCGACTAGAGGAGTTAACGAGGAATTGCTCTTTGAGAATATGCCTGAAGACCTCCGGAGAGATATAAAACGTCATCTCTTCAAATTTCTCAAGAAG GTGAGAATATTCTCGCTGATGGATGAATCAATCTTGGATTCAATACGTGAGAGGCTGAAACAGAGGACGTACATAAGTAGTAGCACGGTGTTGCACCGCAGAGGTCTAGTTGAAAAAATGGTATTCATAGTGAGAGGTGGGATGGAGAGCATTGGACAAGACGGTTCTGTTCTTCTTTTATCAGAAGGTGATGTTTTTGGTGAAGAGCTTCTCACTTGGTGCCTCGAACGCTCTTCTGTAAACCCGG ATGGGAGGAGCATAAAGTTGCCTCTAAAGGGGTTGGTTAGCAACAGAAGTGTTAGATGCGTGACAAACGTAGAGGCGTTTTCGCTGAGTGTAGCAGATCTTGAAGACGTAACGAGCTTGTTCTCAAGATTCCTACGGAGCCATCGAGTGCTAGGGGCCATAAGATACGAGTCTCCGTATTGGAGGCTAAGAGCAGCTACGCAAATACAAGTGGCTTGGAGATACAGAAGGAGACGACTTCACAGATTATACACTGCTCAGTCAACTTCCCGCCGATAG